The following coding sequences lie in one Myxococcales bacterium genomic window:
- a CDS encoding ATPase — MRTFANRFASRVLTRLLTNPLHWSPESIVIIGFAAAIGLGGIMLWLPVSHTPGSVSLLNALFTSTSAVCVTGLTVVDTAKDFNHVGQMIIVILIQLGGLGWMVFAALIFGMLGRNLSLKSQVALADSLMQRTAANDIAQIVGRIILITGTIELTGILLLFLFLLPDHPVKQALFSAVFHGISAFCNAGFSIYSENLLSFRANWPVLTIILLLIVLGGLGHTVLIEIWQVFSLRSKRESNSIFRFSLHARTVFWASALLIVGGTLGILLFGMPGEEKSLPEKIGGAIFQSVTARTAGFNSIRIGALPPASLLFVTILMFIGGSPGSCAGGVKTTSMAIWLSRLVARLRGSDEVTLFGKTISHQIVRRTTLLFALAVGWNLFGILLLLSTENLQPGFGLQDVMFEQVSAFATVGLSTGLTPHLSMIGRVWLICSMFMGRVGPLTIAAWIVEKKRVRIQHPEGRIMVG, encoded by the coding sequence ATGCGCACTTTCGCGAATCGATTCGCTTCGAGAGTTCTGACCAGGTTGCTGACTAATCCGCTTCACTGGTCGCCCGAATCCATTGTCATCATCGGGTTCGCAGCAGCCATCGGCCTGGGCGGCATCATGCTGTGGTTGCCGGTTTCCCACACCCCGGGCAGCGTCTCTCTGCTCAATGCCCTGTTCACCTCCACCTCCGCCGTCTGCGTCACCGGCTTGACAGTGGTCGATACGGCCAAGGATTTCAACCACGTCGGGCAAATGATCATCGTCATCCTGATTCAGCTGGGCGGATTGGGCTGGATGGTTTTTGCCGCCCTGATTTTCGGCATGCTCGGCCGCAATCTGTCATTAAAATCGCAAGTCGCTTTGGCCGACAGCCTGATGCAACGTACTGCCGCCAACGATATCGCCCAGATAGTGGGCCGAATTATTCTCATCACGGGAACGATTGAATTGACCGGGATTCTCTTGCTCTTTTTATTTTTATTACCCGATCATCCGGTGAAGCAAGCATTATTCAGTGCCGTTTTTCACGGGATTTCCGCTTTTTGCAACGCCGGCTTTTCCATTTATTCCGAAAACCTTCTATCGTTCCGCGCCAATTGGCCGGTGCTGACAATCATCCTGTTGCTGATCGTACTAGGCGGGTTAGGCCATACCGTCCTGATTGAGATCTGGCAAGTTTTTTCCCTACGAAGCAAGCGGGAATCAAATTCCATTTTCCGTTTTTCGCTGCATGCCCGCACGGTTTTCTGGGCGAGCGCGTTGTTAATCGTCGGCGGAACCTTGGGGATTCTGCTCTTCGGAATGCCCGGTGAGGAAAAATCCCTGCCGGAGAAAATCGGCGGGGCTATTTTTCAATCCGTGACCGCCCGAACCGCCGGTTTCAATTCGATCCGTATCGGTGCCCTGCCCCCGGCTTCCTTGCTCTTCGTCACGATATTGATGTTTATCGGCGGCTCCCCCGGTTCCTGCGCCGGCGGCGTGAAAACCACCTCGATGGCGATTTGGCTTTCCCGACTCGTCGCCCGCCTACGCGGTTCCGATGAAGTGACCTTGTTCGGTAAAACCATCTCGCATCAAATCGTGCGCCGCACGACCTTGCTTTTCGCGCTGGCCGTCGGCTGGAATCTGTTCGGCATCCTGCTTTTACTTTCCACCGAGAATCTGCAACCCGGATTCGGCCTGCAAGATGTCATGTTCGAGCAGGTTTCCGCCTTCGCGACCGTGGGGCTTTCCACCGGGTTGACGCCCCACCTTTCGATGATCGGCCGGGTCTGGTTGATCTGCTCCATGTTCATGGGGCGCGTCGGCCCGCTGACCATCGCCGCCTGGATCGTCGAAAAAAAGCGTGTCAGAATCCAACACCCCGAAGGAAGGATCATGGTGGGATGA